A region of the Pricia mediterranea genome:
CAAAAATCGTATCAAAAACTATTAAGGGATAACAATCATTTTGCCATATCCCATGTCGATAGGTGCGCTGAAGAAACGAAAGGCATTCAACCCTACAAAAGTCTATCGGAACTTGGTATCAAAAGTGCCGTTCTGGCCCCGATTGCCGATAAAGGAAGATTATTGGGAATACTGGAGCTTGTATCGACTAAGACAAATGCATTGAACAGTGTCAACGCCACTAAGCTCAAAGACGTAATGCCCTTTATAATATCGGCCGTTGTTCGCTCTGAAATTGAAGAAAGCAATCGGATCGATGCCATAATCCAAAATGAGTGCACTTCCGTACACGAATCGGTTTACTGGCGATTTCAAGAAGAGGCCCGTCGTTTTATCATAGACGATTTGGAAGGGGAACAGCCGGTTTTTAGTGAAATTGTTTTTAAAAACGTATATCCTCTGTATGGCCAGATTGATATAAAAGATTCATCAGAGGCCAGAAATCTGGCCGTTCAACGTGACTTGATGATACAGCTCTCCGAAATCAACGATATATTGGCTACCGCTTGGAAAATAGAAAGGCTGCCGATTTACGAAGAGCTTATGTTCAGGGTAAATGATCATATCGATGGAATTCGAAATAGGCTCGATACCAATGATGAACAGGGAATTTTCAATTTTGTACAAACCCAGATAAGCCCCGTATTGCAGCATCTCAGGAGTTCAGACCCTGTTTTGCAAGATTTAGTGACCGCTTACGAGGCCTCGATCGATATGGGGACCGAGTCGTATTACGATCATCGTAGAAATTATGATGAAAGCGTGATGGAAATCAATAAGAGGTTAGCTACCCATATGGATAAAAAGCAGGAAGTGGCCCAAGCCATGTTTCCGCATTATTTTGAACGTTATAAGACCGATGGCATAGAACACAATATGTATATCGGCAACTCAATTGTAGATAATGATGGCTTTGATATAATTTATCTGAACAATCTTCGATTATGGCAGCTGCAGGTCATGTGCGAAATGGAAAACCTTCACTATAAATGGAAGCCCAAGTTGTCGACTGCCCTTGATGTAGCCTCCATGATCCTTGTTTACAATACCTCACTATCCATTCGTTTCCGGATGGACGAAAAAAGATTCGATGTCGATGGTACTTACAATGCCCGTTATGAGGTAATTAAAAAACGCATCGACAAATCGTTCATAAAGGGCACAAAGGAGAGGCTCACCCAGCCGGGAAAAATGGTTGTCGTATATTCCCAAGAAAAGGACGAACTGGAATATCTACGGTACATAAAATTTCTGAAGTCGAAAGGTTTTTTTACCGGCAAGGTTGAAATCGTTGATTTGCAAGGAGTACAGGGTGTTTCTGGACTTAAGGCCATTCGGGCCGATATTCTCTATAAAGCCGATGGCGACGGTCCAACGGAAAAAACCTACACCTACGATGACCTAATGGCAGAGTTGGAAAAATGAGTTTAAAAGTTTATGGGGTTATGCGATTGTGGGATTATGCGGTAGCTGGTTTTTGTATTTGACCTTTTTACGGGTAGATGTTCAGCTATGATTTTAAGCGCTAAATGTATTAAGTCGGCAGTTCAATGATTCTGTCGGGACCGTAAAACTTGAGTGCTACAAAAAACGCGATGACCGAAAGCACCATCCCTATCATAAAGATAGTGTAGGTCCATCGTAACAGTGCGTATTTCCGGTTCAATACCACACCTAAAAAATAAAGGTCTTTGGTCATGGTGTTATAGACATAGGCTTGATCTTTTAGTAGTTCTTGTATGGCCCACTCATAATCTTTCAGGTCCATTTTATGAAAATTACCGAAAAAGAGGAGATTGACCTTTTGGTCCTTTACGTCATCCTTGGTAAATTCCCCGGTCGTGACATTGGGCCGAGTGGCTGCCACTGACATGATCATCGACACTACACTGAATAGTACAAAAATGGCCGCCGGGTAAATGAGGTAGTCGTTCGATGGGTTGTCGAGCTTGGGCAGCAGGTTCGACAAAACAAGCGAGATAATAATGGCATTCACCGATAGCAAAATATTCGCCTTGGTATCGGCAATATCGCTGAGCTTTAGGTGATTTCGCATCGAAACACGGTACATGGTCTGTATGGCGCGTTCTGGGCTTTTATCTTTGTATTTATTTTTCAAACGGGCCTTCATATCCTCCCGTTTGGCTCTTTTTTCGATTTTCTGCTTGTTCTTGATTAAGCTCTGTAAATTTTCGTCCTTGGTTTCTTGCCAATTGTCCTTGGCGTATTGCGTATAAAAACGGTGCTCGGTTTGGAACATTTCGATGTTCATATCGCGCCATTCTTCTTGAGTGTATTCGGCAACACCCAGTTTTGAGAGTTCTTCCCGTAACAGTTCCGAGGTCTCTACGTAACTGTCCGAACCGAAATGCGACGAATCGGCATCCCGGATAATTTTAGCGGATAGATTTTTCGGTTCGGTATGCCGTTGAGTGGCCATGATTAGTTCCTGCACCTTCTTAATGGTTCTGCCGTCGCAATTTTCTTTCTTTAAAAAAATTTCCGCAATCTCGCAGCTGGCCGCTTCGTGGTTTTCATGGCCCTGCGTGTAACCTGTATCGTGCAGCCAGGCGGCCAACGTCAACGCCTGCTTTTCCGAATCGTCCAATCGATAATTTTCAAACAATTCTTTAGTACTTTTGACTACTCTTTGAGTATGGCGAAGGTTGTGGTAGAGATAATCGGGATTCAATTCGTTGGACAGTAGATCGGTGACAAAAGCTTCGGTTTTTTTGATCAAATCGGACATTGGATGCGGTTTATTCATTCAAATTACCTTTGGTATCCCAAAGTACGAAATTAAGAGGCTATTTGCCATGATGCAATATAAACTATTATTCTTCTTGCTTATTTTAACGGTTTCAAGCGGATGTTCTTCCTACAAGGCCAAATACGCCGATGGCGCAATTAAGGATGATACATCCAGCAAGAAAGAAGTATCCCACACTTTTTACCTTATTGGGGATGCGGGCAAATCGCCCTATGGGGGGATGAAGGATGCCCTGAAACTTTTCAAAAAAAAATTGGATAGTGCCAATGCCAACAGTACTGCAATATTTCTGGGGGATAATATCTATCCTGCCGGGATGCCCGACCCAATAGATTCTACGAAGGCCTACTTACGGGCCAAGAGCGATATCGATGCCCAAATCAAGACCTTGGAAAATTTTGGGGGGAATCCATTTTTTATCCCGGGAAACCACGATTGGTACACCGAGGGATTGATCGGTCTGAAACGCGAGCAAGATTATATTCAAGGAGCCCTGGGCAGAGATGACGTATTCTTCCCGCAAGACGGATGCCCCCTGAAAACTATCGAGGTCAATGACGATATTGCCATAATCGTTCTCGATACGGAATGGTATCTCGTTAATTGGAACAAACATCCCACTATAAACGATGGGTGTACTATCAAGAGCCGAAGTCAGTTCTGGTTACAACTTGAAGCTGCCATAAGACAGAATAGCCACCGCACCACCCTTATCGCTATGCACCACCCGATGTTTACCTACGGGCAGCATGGGGGGCAGTTCACGTTCCGGCAAAATTTGTATCCCAAGGGAAATATCGGTCCGATTCCCTTAGTAGGCAGTATCATCGATGTGCTGCGCAAAACGACCGGCACCTCAATCGAAGATCAACAGAACAAGCGGTACACCGAACTGAAAGACCGTCTAATCACCTTGGCCCAGTATTCAGAAAATGTAATCTTGGCCTCGGGCCATGAACATACTCTGCAATATATCGTCGAGAAGAACACCCCACAGATCGTTAGTGGTTCGGGGTCAAAAATGGACGGGGCCCGATTGCTGAACGGAAGCCGCTTCGCTACGGGACGGCGGGGTTATGCCATTTTGGAAGTGTACACGGATGGATCTTCCCGGGTAAACTTCTTTGCGGTCAACGATGATAATGTCGAAAAGGAAGATTTTATGTTTACCGCGGAGGTCCTTCCTCCCGATCGCGGGAATTACGAGGATGTTTGTTTCGCAGATTTTCATCCGACGACAAAAACGCAGATCTATACCGAGAAAAAGGTTGACAGAGGCGGCTTTTTTAGATTTTTGTGGGGGGATCGGTACCGGAAGCTCTATGCCACAGAGGTAACCGCTCCGACGGTCAGGCTCGATACGCTTTTCGGTGGGGTGGAGCCATTGCAGAAAATGGGGGGCCACCAATCCAGATCCTTAAGGTTGCAGGCAGAAAATGGTAATGAATACTTGATGCGCGCTCTTAAAAAAGATGCCGAACTGTATCTAAAGACCATGGCGCTCCAAAATAAATATGTCGTCGGCGATTTTGGGAATACCTTGAGCGAGGGTCTGCTCATGGACTTTTACTCGGGATCCCACCCCTATGCCCCGTTGGCGGTCGGACCGCTGTCCGATGCCATAGGTCTTTACCACACGAACCCAAAGCTGTATTACGTGCCGAAACAACCTGCCTTGAAAAACTTCGATCAAGGCTTCGGCGATGCACTGTACTTTATCGAGGCCTATGCAGGCAACGGTACCAACGAGCTAAAGGAGTTCGGATATGCTAACGAGATCAAAAGTAGCAATGAAGTGCTGGAGAACATTCGCGAAGATGAAAAATACGAAGTCGATACTCAATTGTACCTTCGGGCACGACTTTTCGATATGGTGGTCGGCGATTGGAACCGCCGCACCGATCAATGGCTATGGGCCGCCTTCAAAGACGACGAGACTGATAAAACCATTTATAGGCCCATCCCTACGGACAGAGACATGGTTTTCTCAAAGCATAGTGACGGACTACTGATGCGGTTCGCTACCCGAATTTTGCCCACATTAGGTTTGATGGAGGGCTTCGGCGATGAAATCGAAAATGTCAAAGGCTTCAATTCGTCGCCTCGAAGCTATTTCCTCGATATGGCCTTACTGGCCGAGACTACTTTAGCGGATTGGAAGGAACAGGCAAGATTTATCCGTGACCATATAACGGATGCCGTTATCGAACGGGCCATGTCGGAGTTTCCGGAAGCGGTGCAAAAAAAGAGTGCTCCCGAAATCAAAAGCAATTTTCTGGCACGACTTGCTGATTTGGAGCGTACGGCTGCAGCCTACTACAAGGTATTGAACAAATACGCCGTGGTAACGGGCACGGACAATGAGGATAGCTTCGAAATCGATATCCTGAACAAGAACGAGATCGAAATAAAGGTATATCGCAATGAAAACGGCGTAAAAGACCGACTTTTTTTCCGGAAAAGATTCAACTCTGCCGTTACCCGGGAAATATGGGTGTACGGCCTTGACGGTAAAGATAGGTTCGAGGTATCCGGAGAACATCGAAGCGCAATAAAGCTGAGATTGACCGGTGGGGCCGGTAACGATAGCTACGATTTGAAAGAAGGGGGGAACGTCGCGGTCTACGATTATCGATCGAAAAAGAATATCTTCAACAATACTGGGGGTGCTAAAATAAGGATGA
Encoded here:
- a CDS encoding GAF domain-containing protein encodes the protein MNDKGADGYPLIQLISFDKLLQRYDTMAQGEDEFLAKKARHILEVQKPYPELRDGFTDLSLLEKHKDVIETLLHDVFPEVLTHNEIKAASLPFDDIIFNPSERFKKILKNAGGDDFVPVLRNMPGDQMYIVTATVILNFYYGFYFDFKRPLFYDIPDANGVMRHYRILYNADFMEILPAEKPRTLTRADVDELLDNFNDVELWKDKIPPNSFIAKGFVISNIFDVTAEHAISEIKSSLIASDKRGGENFISNFQDTFRSFFNEPTIQAGFVRYDAKENRFERVYGAGIRSFILQDADTLSCEDALCQKSYQKLLRDNNHFAISHVDRCAEETKGIQPYKSLSELGIKSAVLAPIADKGRLLGILELVSTKTNALNSVNATKLKDVMPFIISAVVRSEIEESNRIDAIIQNECTSVHESVYWRFQEEARRFIIDDLEGEQPVFSEIVFKNVYPLYGQIDIKDSSEARNLAVQRDLMIQLSEINDILATAWKIERLPIYEELMFRVNDHIDGIRNRLDTNDEQGIFNFVQTQISPVLQHLRSSDPVLQDLVTAYEASIDMGTESYYDHRRNYDESVMEINKRLATHMDKKQEVAQAMFPHYFERYKTDGIEHNMYIGNSIVDNDGFDIIYLNNLRLWQLQVMCEMENLHYKWKPKLSTALDVASMILVYNTSLSIRFRMDEKRFDVDGTYNARYEVIKKRIDKSFIKGTKERLTQPGKMVVVYSQEKDELEYLRYIKFLKSKGFFTGKVEIVDLQGVQGVSGLKAIRADILYKADGDGPTEKTYTYDDLMAELEK
- a CDS encoding Pycsar system effector family protein yields the protein MSDLIKKTEAFVTDLLSNELNPDYLYHNLRHTQRVVKSTKELFENYRLDDSEKQALTLAAWLHDTGYTQGHENHEAASCEIAEIFLKKENCDGRTIKKVQELIMATQRHTEPKNLSAKIIRDADSSHFGSDSYVETSELLREELSKLGVAEYTQEEWRDMNIEMFQTEHRFYTQYAKDNWQETKDENLQSLIKNKQKIEKRAKREDMKARLKNKYKDKSPERAIQTMYRVSMRNHLKLSDIADTKANILLSVNAIIISLVLSNLLPKLDNPSNDYLIYPAAIFVLFSVVSMIMSVAATRPNVTTGEFTKDDVKDQKVNLLFFGNFHKMDLKDYEWAIQELLKDQAYVYNTMTKDLYFLGVVLNRKYALLRWTYTIFMIGMVLSVIAFFVALKFYGPDRIIELPT
- a CDS encoding metallophosphoesterase, with translation MMQYKLLFFLLILTVSSGCSSYKAKYADGAIKDDTSSKKEVSHTFYLIGDAGKSPYGGMKDALKLFKKKLDSANANSTAIFLGDNIYPAGMPDPIDSTKAYLRAKSDIDAQIKTLENFGGNPFFIPGNHDWYTEGLIGLKREQDYIQGALGRDDVFFPQDGCPLKTIEVNDDIAIIVLDTEWYLVNWNKHPTINDGCTIKSRSQFWLQLEAAIRQNSHRTTLIAMHHPMFTYGQHGGQFTFRQNLYPKGNIGPIPLVGSIIDVLRKTTGTSIEDQQNKRYTELKDRLITLAQYSENVILASGHEHTLQYIVEKNTPQIVSGSGSKMDGARLLNGSRFATGRRGYAILEVYTDGSSRVNFFAVNDDNVEKEDFMFTAEVLPPDRGNYEDVCFADFHPTTKTQIYTEKKVDRGGFFRFLWGDRYRKLYATEVTAPTVRLDTLFGGVEPLQKMGGHQSRSLRLQAENGNEYLMRALKKDAELYLKTMALQNKYVVGDFGNTLSEGLLMDFYSGSHPYAPLAVGPLSDAIGLYHTNPKLYYVPKQPALKNFDQGFGDALYFIEAYAGNGTNELKEFGYANEIKSSNEVLENIREDEKYEVDTQLYLRARLFDMVVGDWNRRTDQWLWAAFKDDETDKTIYRPIPTDRDMVFSKHSDGLLMRFATRILPTLGLMEGFGDEIENVKGFNSSPRSYFLDMALLAETTLADWKEQARFIRDHITDAVIERAMSEFPEAVQKKSAPEIKSNFLARLADLERTAAAYYKVLNKYAVVTGTDNEDSFEIDILNKNEIEIKVYRNENGVKDRLFFRKRFNSAVTREIWVYGLDGKDRFEVSGEHRSAIKLRLTGGAGNDSYDLKEGGNVAVYDYRSKKNIFNNTGGAKIRMTDDYDTNTYLPMQLRNSTNRIEPIIGYNSDEGLKISLGDTYIYEGFRKNPFTQKHKLDAAFYFATSGFKLGYSGEYAHVFENWNLETAAHFTSPNYTINFFGYGTESENLEDDLGLDYNRARLRSLRLAPSLVYRWPLGASFKTGVSFETIEVEETQGRFINRSNVPNGRTESSNFLGIDAQYAYANADNETFPTLGMATSLKLGYKTNLENRNNFGYVVPSFSLYYKLIPNGRLVLAPTWKAHFNLGNGYEFYQAAGIGGDEGLRGFRNRRFVGKKAYFQNTDLRFSLRKLRTELLPVTLGVYGGFDYGRVWMPNESSNVWHTSYGGGVFLNGADILSARMALFNSEEGFRFSFGLGFGF